In the genome of Doryrhamphus excisus isolate RoL2022-K1 chromosome 11, RoL_Dexc_1.0, whole genome shotgun sequence, one region contains:
- the igsf5a gene encoding immunoglobulin superfamily member 5 isoform X1 — MMTVSHTGEVLLFTCSSRKRHIGAFINMDIDSCIWLMLCATGVMGQFQVEPFTATVLTGSDALFTATVQGTWAVMTWNVKGFLVLTVPRNGNVSSSSKQFSASFCSSGDTGCVAFTIHNATRMAAGEVICTIQGDYGSKSVWLHVQESGIVRIKEGNMTVVQDQEVEFHCETSAWFPNPDISWTLNGDAVDKILYNSTNATSGNYFNSSSLLKFQAVKDSTVVCLATLQTLQNPISSSVHIVVVPKPPDWTVLIAVVCSFGGCALLVLLILGIIFCYKRKKEKESNYQDEMTKRVRTQSQLSGLRPPGQKQGRVNASYVTDGQTSVATSDLTDGGFFQKTTSNTFEMPDAVRNNEMEHGYRSTYNSVDADLRKHRHATIV; from the exons atgatg ACTGTTTCACATACAGGTGAGGTCCTCTTGTTCACCTGTTCTTCCAGGAAACGACACATTGGAG CTTTTATAAACATGGACATTGATTCTTGCATCTGGCTAATGCTGTGTGCAACTGGAG TGATGGGACAGTTCCAGGTGGAGCCCTTCACTGCCACGGTTCTGACGGGCTCAGATGCGCTCTTCACTGCCACAGTCCAGGGAACATGGGCGGTCATGACATGGAATGTCAAAGGTTTCCTGGTCCTCACCGTTCCCAGAAACGGCAACGTATCTTCGTCCTCCAAACAGTTTTCGGCCTCATTCTGCTCCAGCGGGGACACCGGCTGTGTGGCGTTCACCATCCACAACGCCACACGCATGGCGGCTGGTGAGGTCATCTGCACGATTCAGGGAGACTATGGATCCAAATCAGTATGGCTACATGTACAAG AAAGTGGTATAGTCCGTATCAAAGAAGGGAATATGACAGTAGTCCAGGACCAGGAGGTTGAGTTCCACTGCGAGACATCAGCTTGGTTCCCGAACCCAGATATCAGTTGGACTCTGAATGGCGACGCGGTGGACAAAATCCTGTACAACAGCACGAACGCCACTAGCGGGAATTACTTCAACTCCTCCAGTTTACTGAAGTTTCAAGCCGTCAAGGATTCTACCGTGGTGTGTTTGGCAACGTTACAGACACTCCAAAATCCAATATCCAGCTCTGTCCACATCGTGGTTG TACCCAAGCCTCCAGACTGGACTGTGCTGATAGCTGTGGTTTGCTCCTTTGGTGGTTGTGCTCTGCTAGTTTTACTCATCCTTGGGATCATCTTTTGCTACAAACGCAAGAAAGAAAAAG AATCCAACTACCAAGATGAAATGAC TAAGAGAGTGAGGACACAGAGCCAGTTGAGCGGTTTGAGACCGCCTGGACAGAAACAAGGTCGAGTCAATGCAAGTTATGTGACAGATGGCCAAACAA GTGTTGCCACAAGTGACCTGACAGACGGTGGCTTTTTTCAGAAAACTACTTCCAATACATTTGAG ATGCCCGATGCCGTGCGTAATAACGAGATGGAACATGGCTACAGAAGCACCTACAACAGCGTAGATGCCGACTTGAGAAAACACAGGCATGCAACTATTGTGTAA
- the igsf5a gene encoding immunoglobulin superfamily member 5 isoform X2, protein MDIDSCIWLMLCATGVMGQFQVEPFTATVLTGSDALFTATVQGTWAVMTWNVKGFLVLTVPRNGNVSSSSKQFSASFCSSGDTGCVAFTIHNATRMAAGEVICTIQGDYGSKSVWLHVQESGIVRIKEGNMTVVQDQEVEFHCETSAWFPNPDISWTLNGDAVDKILYNSTNATSGNYFNSSSLLKFQAVKDSTVVCLATLQTLQNPISSSVHIVVVPKPPDWTVLIAVVCSFGGCALLVLLILGIIFCYKRKKEKESNYQDEMTKRVRTQSQLSGLRPPGQKQGRVNASYVTDGQTSVATSDLTDGGFFQKTTSNTFEMPDAVRNNEMEHGYRSTYNSVDADLRKHRHATIV, encoded by the exons ATGGACATTGATTCTTGCATCTGGCTAATGCTGTGTGCAACTGGAG TGATGGGACAGTTCCAGGTGGAGCCCTTCACTGCCACGGTTCTGACGGGCTCAGATGCGCTCTTCACTGCCACAGTCCAGGGAACATGGGCGGTCATGACATGGAATGTCAAAGGTTTCCTGGTCCTCACCGTTCCCAGAAACGGCAACGTATCTTCGTCCTCCAAACAGTTTTCGGCCTCATTCTGCTCCAGCGGGGACACCGGCTGTGTGGCGTTCACCATCCACAACGCCACACGCATGGCGGCTGGTGAGGTCATCTGCACGATTCAGGGAGACTATGGATCCAAATCAGTATGGCTACATGTACAAG AAAGTGGTATAGTCCGTATCAAAGAAGGGAATATGACAGTAGTCCAGGACCAGGAGGTTGAGTTCCACTGCGAGACATCAGCTTGGTTCCCGAACCCAGATATCAGTTGGACTCTGAATGGCGACGCGGTGGACAAAATCCTGTACAACAGCACGAACGCCACTAGCGGGAATTACTTCAACTCCTCCAGTTTACTGAAGTTTCAAGCCGTCAAGGATTCTACCGTGGTGTGTTTGGCAACGTTACAGACACTCCAAAATCCAATATCCAGCTCTGTCCACATCGTGGTTG TACCCAAGCCTCCAGACTGGACTGTGCTGATAGCTGTGGTTTGCTCCTTTGGTGGTTGTGCTCTGCTAGTTTTACTCATCCTTGGGATCATCTTTTGCTACAAACGCAAGAAAGAAAAAG AATCCAACTACCAAGATGAAATGAC TAAGAGAGTGAGGACACAGAGCCAGTTGAGCGGTTTGAGACCGCCTGGACAGAAACAAGGTCGAGTCAATGCAAGTTATGTGACAGATGGCCAAACAA GTGTTGCCACAAGTGACCTGACAGACGGTGGCTTTTTTCAGAAAACTACTTCCAATACATTTGAG ATGCCCGATGCCGTGCGTAATAACGAGATGGAACATGGCTACAGAAGCACCTACAACAGCGTAGATGCCGACTTGAGAAAACACAGGCATGCAACTATTGTGTAA
- the hmgn1b gene encoding non-histone chromosomal protein HMG-like isoform X2, producing the protein MPRRSKEASDAPEPKRRSLRLIKTTPAKEESKAKTKKAPAKPKKAKEVEKSKPEEKETDAPAENGETKAEEEAPATDTAGDKDDAAE; encoded by the exons ATGCCTAGAAGGAGCAAA gaAGCGTCAGATGCACCTGAG CCCAAGAGGAGATCTCTCCGGTTGATA AAAACAACACCCGCAAAGGAAGAGTCCAAAGCCAAGACAAAG AAAGCACCCGCCAAGCCTAAGAAAGCCAAGGAGGTGGAGAAGAGCAAGCCCGAGGAGAAGGAGACCGACGCCCCCGCAGAGAATGGCGAAACCAAAGCTGAGGAAGAG GCGCCAGCCACGGACACGGCGGGGGACAAAGATGACGCAGCAGAATAA
- the hmgn1b gene encoding non-histone chromosomal protein HMG-like isoform X1 — translation MASRSRRSPPPISRALQSEASDAPEPKRRSLRLIKTTPAKEESKAKTKKAPAKPKKAKEVEKSKPEEKETDAPAENGETKAEEEAPATDTAGDKDDAAE, via the exons ATGGCGTCGAGGAGTAGGAGGAGCCCGCCCCCTATTTCACGAGCTTTACAGTCG gaAGCGTCAGATGCACCTGAG CCCAAGAGGAGATCTCTCCGGTTGATA AAAACAACACCCGCAAAGGAAGAGTCCAAAGCCAAGACAAAG AAAGCACCCGCCAAGCCTAAGAAAGCCAAGGAGGTGGAGAAGAGCAAGCCCGAGGAGAAGGAGACCGACGCCCCCGCAGAGAATGGCGAAACCAAAGCTGAGGAAGAG GCGCCAGCCACGGACACGGCGGGGGACAAAGATGACGCAGCAGAATAA
- the LOC131137829 gene encoding glucose-6-phosphate exchanger SLC37A4-like, translating into MGATGYGYYRGTIFFCMFIGYMLYFFNRKTFSFVMPSVMDEIRLDKDDLGLITSSQTMAYAISKFISGVLSDQISARWLFSIGLFVVGGINVVFSWSSTVTMFSVLWFVNGLGQGCGWPPCGKVLRKWFEPSQFGTWWSVLSCSMNLAGSLGPILVTVLLNYYDWRTILTMSGVFCAAFSFVTLMLVKNEPKDVGLPGVTVAAKKGARGRGNSESTLSEFLLSPFLWVLSLGYLVVFGVKTAATDWGQLFLMQEKGQTALMGSTYMSALEVGGFVGSLASGFISDRAVARHGLGTHGNPRHGLLIVMMAGMYVSMYLFRVTITPEIPKEAPLWVQVLHPVSVYLGVSEREIWILFLGAMFGFSSYGPIALFGVIASESAPSNFCGTSHAIVALMANVGAFVAGLPFSTIAKQHSWDMAFWVAEVFMAVTTVLFFLVRNMRTRMGRREKMD; encoded by the exons ATGGGGGCCACAGGATACGGCTACTATCGTGGGACGATCTTCTTCTGCATGTTCATCGGCTACATGCTGTATTTCTTCAACAGGAAGACGTTCTCCTTTGTTATGCCCTCGGTGATGGATGAAATTAGGCTGGACAAAGACGACTTGG GCTTGATCACCAGCAGCCAGACCATGGCCTACGCCATCAGTAAATTCATCAGCGGTGTTTTGTCAGACCAGATTAGTGCCCGCTGGCTTTTCTCCATCGGTCTTTTTGTGGTTGGAGGCATCAACGTGGTCTTCTCCTGGTCTTCTACTGTGACTATGTTCTCTGTGCTCTGGTTTGTTAATGGCCTGGGACAAGGCTGTGGATGGCCGCCATGTGGGAAGGTCCTACGTAAG TGGTTTGAGCCGTCCCAGTTTGGAACATGGTGGTCTGTGCTGTCCTGCAGCATGAACCTGGCAGGGAGTCTGGGCCCGATCTTGGTCACAGTGCTCCTGAACTACTATGACTGGAGGACCATCCTAACAATGTCAGGCGTCTTCTGTGCTGCCTTCTCGTTTGTGACCCTGATGTTGGTGAAGAATGAGCCGAAGGATGTGGGCCTGCCCGGTGTTACGGTGGCAGCCAAGAAGGGGGCCAGGGGAA GAGGCAACAGCGAGAGCACCCTGAGCGAGTTCCTGCTCTCGCCTTTCCTCTGGGTGCTGTCTCTGGGCTACCTGGTGGTGTTTGGGGTGAAGACAGCCGCAACTGACTGGGGGCAGCTATTCCTCATGCAGGAGAAGGGCCAGACGGCTCTCATGG GCAGTACTTACATGAGTGCCTTGGAGGTGGGCGGCTTCGTGGGCAGCCTTGCTTCCGGCTTCATCTCTGACAGAGCTGTTGCTCGA CATGGCCTGGGCACACATGGCAACCCTCGCCATGGCTTGCTGATTGTCATGATGGCTGGTATGTACGTCTCCATGTACCTCTTCAGGGTCACCATCACACCTGAAATCCCAAAg GAGGCTCCTCTTTGGGTCCAGGTCCTCCATCCAGTGTCTGTGTACCTCGGAGTCTCAGAAAGAGAG ATCTGGATCCTCTTTCTCGGTGCGATGTTCGGATTTTCCTCCTATGGACCGATCGCTCTGTTTGGTGTGATTGCAAGTGAAAGTGCCCCCTCCAACTTCTGCGGAACCTCCCATGCTATCGTGGCTCTCATGGCTAACG TGGGGGCTTTTGTAGCAGGCCTTCCCTTCAGCACTATTGCCAAACAACACAGCTGGGACATGGCGTTCTGGGTCGCCGAGGTCTTCATGGCCGTCACCACCGTATTGTTCTTCCTCGTTCGCAACATGCGCACCAGGATGGGAAGAAGGGAGAAGATGGACTAA
- the zgc:171929 gene encoding putative transcription factor Ovo-like 1 — protein MPRSFLVKKKHGVLREWRWKESQPIEWEQSTTAVSNDQLAWNVDSTMLQPQSILAIPMTVPRPLAASEGIVADHIHGWSTRTLPSSFHHLTAPPLDSKAKPASGNFVCSVCHKVFPLQRILTRHMKCHSLVKRHPCPFCGKGFNDTFDLKRHMRTHTGIRPYKCELCEKAFTQRCSLESHMRKIHGIHQQYAYRQRRSKIFVCEDCGYTAICPDEYFLHVGQCHPGSPALRRYCRHKAQDNCSFASSDGKATPYLMYPASAFYM, from the exons ATGCCAAGGTCGTTCCTCGTAAAAAAGAAACACGGAGTGCTGAGAGAATGGCGATGGAAGGAGTCACAACCAATCGAGTGGGAGCAAAGCACGACGGCTG TGAGTAATGACCAGCTAGCATGGAATGTTGATTCCACGATGCTTCAGCCACAATCTATCTTAGCGATTCCCATGACAGTGCCAAGACCTTTGGCCGCATCTGAGGGAATCGTTGCAGACCACATTCACGGCTGGTCCACGAGAACCCTGCCGAGCTCCTTCCACCATCTCACTGCACCGCCGCTTGACAGCAAAGCAAAG CCTGCTTCTGGTAACTTTGTGTGCTCAGTGTGCCACAAGGTGTTTCCTCTGCAGCGTATATTGACTCGTCACATGAAGTGTCACAGCTTGGTAAAGAGACACCCTTGTCCATTTTGTGGCAAAGGATTTAATGATACATTCGACCTGAAGAGAcatatgagaacacacacag GTATACGCCCCTACAAGTGTGAGCTTTGTGAAAAGGCATTCACACAACGTTGCTCCCTGGAGTCCCACATGAGGAAGATTCATGGCATTCATCAACAGTATGCTTACCGACAAAGGCGTTCCAAAATCTTTGTGTGCGAAGATTGCGGTTACACTGCAATTTGCCCCGATGAGTACTTTCTTCATGTAGGACAATGTCACCCTGGAAGTCCCGCCCTCCGTAGGTACTGTCGACATAAAGCGCAAGACAACTGCAGCTTTGCATCTAGTGATGGCAAAGCCACCCCTTATTTGATGTACCCAGCCTCTGCATTTTACATGTAA
- the hlcs gene encoding biotin--protein ligase, which translates to MFITLCYMYLWVRFHKCYSVLIRSRLSALRSDRSLSFIRSASVNSIPPRQQSPLSPEDNIFLQLGDKAVTLTDLQVCDDLITWTVLPGASVVCGPQGENISFIIEAVGHSGSHDISNEKVLKWSDVCIPLACSPGQPFRAVAQASVDDFSRLGVAFLEDRLQLDKGLVPARIVPIVLHESTVSELIQRPEESLKLCHTHAVNGQLLPCHTIPRLQHPQCCDLPLTPHAEQKSEEQQGTGQSCVIPDQGPDPDEHVDIHGHHLHLSSCHECLELENSTILSVKYASAENVSDYDDSLHLDSGDDAMDDFEHDVSSFKSKGRGPDHDNKLPNVLVYTNGSKERFHAVQRILTECLNMEKYTIYSLEPQQAVGEPWMDNTRLLVLAEEETLSPQLHTQFLNYLSRGGRVLGLASSLCPTGLALEKREHLYGRVHRLCFTREDNTELEASVLASGKVFVRDVPGQGKMELWGELKDGPHQKGAVIISVTHEEHGGEAVMCQVHLEKCPATEDLADVRINNAVHHQILEEILTSLGLSCQQNLTPAPSPVYLLATSQEAKSKFLQWLNTHTNQNGLLMTPKANLRVASCADLHNCTLQQDSSLFLVTDYPESQIWDHFCLETYRSNLSTSRLGHTMLYADVVSSTMDLIEGLNLRLPEDAGLIVIAGQQSQGRGRGRNAWLSPAGCAMFTLCVQVKLSSRLGQKISFLQHLVALAVIEAVRTIPGYQDIDLRVKWPNDIYYSNLVKLGGVLVTSTVMGATFHLLIGCGFNVSNSDPTACINDFIQQYNIQHNCNLQPLSCAQLIARTVNCLEALMDRFQQGGPDAVLPMYYKRWLHSGARVRLWSEDGLEAEVVGLDSNGFLQVHSKEEGIVSVEPDGNSFDMMKNLVVIKQH; encoded by the exons ATGTTTATAACATTGTGCTACATGTATTTGTGGGTGCGGTTCCATAAATGCTATTCAGTGCTGATCCGCAGCAGACTGTCGGCACTAAGGAGCGACAGAAGCCTGAGCTTCATCCGCTCAGCTTCGGTCAACTCTATCCCTCCACGCCAACAAAGTCCACTCTCTCCGGAGGACAACATCTTTTTGCAGCTGGGAGACAAGGCAGTCACTTTAACTGACCTTCAG GTATGTGACGACCTGATCACGTGGACTGTGTTACCAGGAGCATCTGTCGTTTGTGGTCCACAAGGAgagaatatttcattcatcatagAAGCTGTGGGACACAGTGGCAGTCACGACATCTCAAATGAGAAA GTGCTGAAGTGGTCTGACGTTTGCATCCCCCTGGCTTGCAGCCCCGGCCAGCCATTCCGAGCAGTGGCTCAGGCCAGTGTAGATGACTTCAGTCGCCTCGGTGTAGCTTTTTTAGAGGATCGACTACAACTGGATAAAGGACTTGTACCTGCCAGGATTGTCC CGATTGTCCTCCACGAATCCACTGTCAGTGAGCTGATTCAACGCCCTGAGGAGTCCCTAAAGCTGTGCCACACCCACGCTGTAAACGGTCAGCTTTTGCCTTGTCACACGATACCACGCCTCCAGCACCCTCAGTGCTGTGACTTACCCCTGACACCTCATGCGGAGCAGAAGTCAGAAGAACAACAAGGAACAGGACAAAGCTGCGTCATCCCTGATCAAGGTCCTGACCCTGACGAGCACGTGGACATCCATGGACACCATCTCCATCTGTCGAGCTGTCATGAATGTCTGGAGCTGGAAAACAGCACAATTCTGTCGGTAAAATACGCCTCAGCAGAGAACGTTTCAGATTATGATGACTCCCTACATCTGGATAGCGGGGATGACGCTATGGATGACTTTGAACATGACGTCAGTAGTTTTAAAAGCAAAGGCCGAGGACCTGACCACGACAACAAACTTCCAAATGTTCTCGTGTACACGAATGGTAGCAAAGAACGTTTTCATGCAGTTCAGCGGATTTTAACCGAGTGTCTGAACATGGAAAAGTACACTATATATTCCCTGGAGCCACAACAGGCTGTGGGTGAACCCTGGATGGACAATACAAGGCTCCTGGTTCTTGCAGAGGAGGAAACACTCAGCCCTCAGCTTCACACACAATTTCTGAACTACCTGAGCCGGGGCGGAAGAGTCCTTGGGCTTGCTTCCTCCCTGTGCCCTACGGGACTCGCTCTAGAAAAGAGAGAACACTTATACGGGCGAGTGCATCGACTGTGCTTCACACGAGAGGACAACACGGAACTTGAAGCAAGCGTGTTGGCAAGTGGAAAGGTTTTTGTCCGTGATGTCCCCGGGCAAGGGAAAATGGAGCTATGGGGGGAGCTCAAAGATGGTCCTCATCAAAAGGGTGCAGTTATCATCAGTGTAACCCATGAAGAACATGGAGGAGAAGCTGTCATGTGCCAG GTACACCTGGAAAAATGTCCCGCAACTGAAGATTTGGCTGATGTACGCATCAACAATGCAGTGCATCACCAAATCCTGGAAGAGATCCTGACCTCTCTGGGTCTTAGTTGCCAGCAAAATCTAACCCCGGCACCAAGTCCAGTTTACCTTCTGGCAACATCTCAG GAAGCCAAATCAAAGTTCCTTCAGTGGCTGAACACGCACACCAATCAAAATGGCCTCCTCATGACACCAAAGGCGAACCTCAGGGTAGCGTCCTGTGCCGACTTACACAATTGTACTTTGCAGCAGGACAGCTCTCTATTCCTGGTCACAGACTACCCCGAGTCACAGATCTGGGATCACTTCTGTCTGGAAACCTATCGCAGTAACCTGAGCACCAGTCGACTGGGGCATACGATGTTATATGCCGATGTTGTTTCTTCTACAATGGACCTGATTGAAGG GCTTAACCTGCGTTTACCAGAGGATGCCGGATTAATAGTGATAGCTGGGCAGCAAAGTCAAGGCAGAG GCCGAGGAAGAAACGCGTGGCTCAGCCCTGCGGGATGCGCCATGTTCACACTGTGTGTGCAAGTCAAGCTGAGCTCCAGGCTCGGACAGAAGATTTCCTTCCTGCAACACCTGGTGGCTCTCGCTGTAATTGAAGCCGTGCGCACAATTCCTGGATACCAG GACATTGACCTGAGGGTGAAGTGGCCCAATGACATCTACTACAGCAACCTGGTGAAGCTCGGAGGAGTCCTAGTGACTTCTACTGTCATGGGTGCAACCTTTCATCTCCTAATAG GCTGTGGCTTCAATGTGAGCAACAGCGACCCAACAGCGTGCATCAATGACTTCATCCAGCAGTATAACATTCAGCACAATTGCAACCTGCAGCCCCTCAGCTGCGCTCAGCTTATTGCTCGAACTGTAAACTGCCTGGAGGCCCTCATGGACCGCTTTCAGCAAGGGGGCCCTGATGCAGTCCTTCCAATGTACTACAAGAGATGGCTTCACAG CGGGGCTCGGGTGCGTTTGTGGAGTGAGGATGGACTTGAAGCCGAGGTGGTGGGTCTGGACAGCAACGGCTTTCTTCAAGTCCACAGCAAGGAGGAGGGCATAGTTTCAGTGGAGCCTGATGGGAACTCTTTTGATAT